From the genome of Danaus plexippus chromosome 30, MEX_DaPlex, whole genome shotgun sequence, one region includes:
- the LOC116776508 gene encoding esterase FE4-like, whose translation MSCLIRVSEGILEGKLCNTYYGKQYYSFEGIPYAKPPIGDLRFKAPVPPESWTGIRDAKKPGEKCPQMNPYGKAVVEGSEDCLYLNVYTPSLPDEKNQNLPVIFFVHGGRLVLGYGDYYKPDYLIRNDVILVTINYRLNVFGFLCLDIPEVPGNAGLKDTIMALKWVKRNIRHFNGDDNNITAYGESAGAAVVSSYLTSKMAGNLFNKVICQSGVSVSDLFIMMSDDPVTKASEIAKHLGHSVTDKVALYEILRSAPVDDLVSAFVSAEMSRPPAVIHAFLMPVVERHYDGVERFFDELPLVAFRENRFRKVPIIVTINSMESALFVNKDGDGGIIYEDLKYYIPSFLQMDHGTERASRFVTKLRDYYFGDKSLDENVKIDYLNLTSDHYFARDTMLFVELVSKYHKDIYMCRFDYNGNVNTSTIRNMGLQGASHGDLVQYVFYRSSKLKVASDSDVKIIDMLTEAWCNFVKSGQPYWKTQQTKWLPYNNEEKLCLNIDNQQIEVKKYPNFDRIQFWFDITGLRAKL comes from the exons ATGTCCTGTCTCATAAGAGTTTCGGAGGGAATCCTGGAAGGGAAGCTGTGTAACACATACTATGGAAAACAATACTACAGTTTTGAGGGCATCCCATATGCGAAACCGCCGATAGGAGACCTAAGGTTTAAG GCTCCAGTGCCACCAGAAAGTTGGACAGGCATCAGGGACGCTAAGAAGCCGGGGGAGAAATGTCCTCAGATGAATCCATATGGAAAAGCAGTTGTAGAAGGTTCTGAGGACTGTTTGTACCTAAACGTGTACACGCCGAGCTTGCCagatgaaaaaaatcaaaatttaccggtaatattttttgtgcacGGCGGCAGATTGGTCCTGGGCTATGGAGACTATTACAAACCGGactatttaataagaaacgaCGTCATTCTGGTGACGATAAACTATAGACTGAACGTCTTTGGATTCCTGTGCTTAGATATCCCCGAGGTCCCGGGGAACGCCGGGCTTAAAGATACAATAATGGCCTTGAAGTGGGTTAAGAGGAATATCAGACATTTTAACGGAGATGATAACAATATTACAGCGTACGGAGAGAGCGCTGGCGCCGCCGTAGTGTCATCGTATCTGACGTCCAAAATGGCGGGAAATTTGTTCAATAAAGTCATCTGTCAATCGGGCGTGTCTGTGTCGGACCTGTTTATAATGATGAGCGACGATCCGGTGACCAAAGCCAGCGAAATAGCAAAACATTTGGGGCATAGTGTGACAGATAAAGTGgccttatatgaaatattgagAAGTGCGCCAGTGGACGATCTCGTCAGCGCCTTCGTGAGCGCCGAGATGAGTCGCCCGCCGGCTGTGATTCACGCGTTCCTGATGCCGGTCGTCGAAAGGCACTACGATGGTGTCGAGCGATTCTTCGACGAGCTGCCGCTGGTTGCGTTCCGCGAGAACCGGTTCCGTAAAGTGCCGATCATAGTCACCATTAATTCTATGGAGTCCGCTTTATTTGTGAACAAAGATGGCGACGGTGGTATAATTTATGAAGACCTCAAATATTACATACCGAGTTTCTTGCAAATGGATCACGGGACTGAGAGAGCGTCGCGGTTCGTAACCAAGCTACGGGATTATTACTTCGGGGACAAGAGTCTTGATGAGAACGTCAAAATTGACTACCTTAATTTAACATCGGACCATTATTTCGCAAGGGACACGATGTTGTTCGTGGAACTGGTGTCCAAGTACCACAAAGACATATACATGTGTAGATTCGATTATAATGGAAACGTAAATACAAGTACGATCAGAAATATGGGCCTCCAGGGAGCGTCGCACGGAGACCTCGTGCAGTACGTATTCTATAGGAGCAGTAAGTTGAAAGTGGCCAGTGATAGTGATGTGAAAATAATCGATATGTTGACGGAGGCTTGGTGTAATTTCGTTAAATCGGG CCAACCATATTGGAAAACTCAGCAAACAAAATGGCTTCCATATAATAATGAAGAGAAGTTATGCCTCAATATAGACAACCAACAAATAGAGGTCAAAAAATATCCCAACTTCGATAGAATACAGTTTTGGTTTGATATAACGGGTCTGAGGGCGAAGTTGTGA
- the LOC116776580 gene encoding carboxylic ester hydrolase-like isoform X2 yields MNDSPIVRVAQGQLQGRLASSPTGRAFYSFQGIPYAKPPIGSLRFKAPQPPESWEGIRDATSEGNVCAQMDLYSQNQYTGDENCLFLNVYTPSIDGELLPVMIYIHGGYFAYGSGNSNQHGADYLVEKDVVVVTINYRCGALGFLSLNTPEVPGNAGLKDMVQAIRWIKENIKSFGGNAENLTVFGNSAGGASTTLLTASPLSKNLFGKAISQSGTALNFWVFQKNALENAKSLAKELGCESSNTDEILEFLSTTPVRDVVEAANAINSVEILLKTRNNKFGPVIEKEFPGVEAFLTEAFFDLLISGRVADIPIMIGTTSLEITIDADVTDLQVFIPDILHIERNSPESLAIADQIQRLYFKGTPTPEEISQLLSDVTFNVDVYRYIQYLVNVTNRPIYHYKFDYIGDLNVAHKLLKSIGLKDNACQHLDELGYLFRNDLHKDIVENPQDIKMRERLVRLWTNFAKYGNPTPDKNHYLTVTWLPVTKDKLNYIHLSNELSINSDPDKEKMEFWDNLYVKYFKIWDQPSVNQEPTIDTTPVIVQETIVTTVTTVVDSYEEEKVEGHVSVDVQDTAGVPEQDVLVIENLEIKDSVQDDEAVNENQNGSVDVQQEVEIEERQEDIQKNGINIVEIQEKFQNQNGDYKFNGNVERKPRPSNEIKMVQNSNINPKDVIRANDPPEDDLPKNIGVNKFVNFFESLGGKK; encoded by the exons ATGAATGACTCGCCTATAGTGAGGGTGGCGCAGGGGCAGCTTCAGGGACGACTGGCTAGCTCACCCACCGGAAGAGCCTTTTATAGTTTCCAAGGTATACCATACGCGAAGCCACCCATCGGTTCTTTGAGATTCAAG GCGCCCCAACCTCCGGAGTCATGGGAGGGAATCCGGGATGCTACTTCAGAAGGCAACGTCTGCGCTCAGATGGACCTGTATAGTCAAAACCAGTATACAGGAGATGAGAACTGCTTGTTCCTTAACGTGTACACTCCCAGCATTGACGGGGAGTTACTCCCAGTCATGATCTATATACACGGTGGCTACTTCGCTTACGGTTCGGGAAATTCAAATCAGCACGGCGCGGATTATCTGGTCGAGAAAGACGTTGTGGTCGTCACAATCAATTATAGATGTGGGGCGTTGGGTTTCCTAAGCTTGAACACTCCAGAGGTGCCGGGAAATGCCGGCTTGAAAGATATGGTCCAAGCTATTAGATGGATCAAAGAAAACATCAAAAGTTTTGGCGGGAACGCTGAAAATTTAACAGTTTTCGGCAACAGCGCTGGCGGTGCGAGCACAACTTTACTCACAGCCAGCCCGCTGTCGAAAAACCTCTTCGGCAAAGCAATCTCCCAATCAGGAACAGCGTTGAATTTCTGGGTGTTCCAGAAGAATGCTCTAGAAAACGCCAAAAGTTTAGCAAAGGAATTGGGCTGTGAGTCGTCTAACACGGACGAAATCCTGGAATTCCTCTCAACGACTCCAGTAAGAGACGTCGTGGAGGCGGCTAACGCTATCAACTCAGTAGAAATCCTCTTGAAAACTCGTAACAACAAGTTTGGTCCCGTCATTGAGAAAGAGTTCCCTGGTGTCGAGGCTTTCCTCACAGAAGCATTCTTCGACCTACTGATATCTGGTCGCGTCGCAGACATTCCAATCATGATAGGCACAACTTCTCTTGAAATCACCATAGACGCGGATGTCACCGATCTACAAGTCTTCATCCCAGATATTTTGCATATTGAGAGGAATTCGCCCGAATCTTTGGCCATTGCGGACCAGATCCAACGGCTATACTTCAAGGGAACCCCGACTCCAGAGGAGATAAGCCAGCTGCTATCCGACGTTACCTTCAACGTGGACGTGTACAGGTACATTCAGTACTTGGTGAACGTCACCAACAGGCCGATATACCACTATAAGTTCGATTATATCGGTGACCTGAACGTGGCGCACAAGTTGTTGAAAAGTATCGGACTCAAGGACAATGCTTGCCAACATTTGGACGAATTGGGTTATCTGTTCAGGAACGATCTCCACAAGGACATCGTAGAAAACCCtcaagatattaaaatgaggGAACGTCTTGTAAGATTGTGGACTAACTTTGCTAAATATGG AAACCCCACTCCGGATAAGAACCACTACCTGACGGTCACGTGGTTGCCAGTGACCAAAGACAAACTTAATTACATACACCTCAGCAACGAACTATCAATAAACTCGGATCCTGACAAGGAAAAAATGGAATTTTGGGACAATTTgtacgtaaaatatttcaaaatatggGACCAACCGTCGGTTAACCAAGAGCCAACTATAGATACCACCCCGGTTATAGTACAAGAGACCATAGTCACGACCGTGACTACAGTTGTGGATAGTTATGAAGAAGAAAAGGTCGAAGGTCACGTGTCGGTTGATGTACAGGACACAGCAGGTGTTCCAGAACAAGACGTACTCGTCATAGAGAACCTGGAGATAAAAGACTCGGTCCAAGACGACGAGGCGGTTAACGAAAATCAGAACGGCAGCGTAGATGTACAGCAAGAAGTAGAAATAGAAGAGAGACAAGAAGACATACAGAAGAATGGCATCAATATAGTTGAGATACAGGAGAAATTCCAAAATCAGAACGGCGATTACAAATTTAACGGAAACGTCGAAAGGAAACCGCGGCCGTCCAACGAGATCAAGATGGTCCAGAACAGCAACATCAACCCTAAAGACGTGATCAGGGCCAACGACCCGCCCGAGGACGACCTCCCCAAAAACATCGGCGTCAACAAGTTCGTCAACTTCTTCGAGTCCCTCGGCGGCAAGAAGTAG
- the LOC116776580 gene encoding carboxylic ester hydrolase-like isoform X1: MITVVEEFLDDLRGGRMNDSPIVRVAQGQLQGRLASSPTGRAFYSFQGIPYAKPPIGSLRFKAPQPPESWEGIRDATSEGNVCAQMDLYSQNQYTGDENCLFLNVYTPSIDGELLPVMIYIHGGYFAYGSGNSNQHGADYLVEKDVVVVTINYRCGALGFLSLNTPEVPGNAGLKDMVQAIRWIKENIKSFGGNAENLTVFGNSAGGASTTLLTASPLSKNLFGKAISQSGTALNFWVFQKNALENAKSLAKELGCESSNTDEILEFLSTTPVRDVVEAANAINSVEILLKTRNNKFGPVIEKEFPGVEAFLTEAFFDLLISGRVADIPIMIGTTSLEITIDADVTDLQVFIPDILHIERNSPESLAIADQIQRLYFKGTPTPEEISQLLSDVTFNVDVYRYIQYLVNVTNRPIYHYKFDYIGDLNVAHKLLKSIGLKDNACQHLDELGYLFRNDLHKDIVENPQDIKMRERLVRLWTNFAKYGNPTPDKNHYLTVTWLPVTKDKLNYIHLSNELSINSDPDKEKMEFWDNLYVKYFKIWDQPSVNQEPTIDTTPVIVQETIVTTVTTVVDSYEEEKVEGHVSVDVQDTAGVPEQDVLVIENLEIKDSVQDDEAVNENQNGSVDVQQEVEIEERQEDIQKNGINIVEIQEKFQNQNGDYKFNGNVERKPRPSNEIKMVQNSNINPKDVIRANDPPEDDLPKNIGVNKFVNFFESLGGKK, from the exons ATGATTACCGTTGTTGAAGAATTCCTCGACGATCTTCG TGGAGGCAGGATGAATGACTCGCCTATAGTGAGGGTGGCGCAGGGGCAGCTTCAGGGACGACTGGCTAGCTCACCCACCGGAAGAGCCTTTTATAGTTTCCAAGGTATACCATACGCGAAGCCACCCATCGGTTCTTTGAGATTCAAG GCGCCCCAACCTCCGGAGTCATGGGAGGGAATCCGGGATGCTACTTCAGAAGGCAACGTCTGCGCTCAGATGGACCTGTATAGTCAAAACCAGTATACAGGAGATGAGAACTGCTTGTTCCTTAACGTGTACACTCCCAGCATTGACGGGGAGTTACTCCCAGTCATGATCTATATACACGGTGGCTACTTCGCTTACGGTTCGGGAAATTCAAATCAGCACGGCGCGGATTATCTGGTCGAGAAAGACGTTGTGGTCGTCACAATCAATTATAGATGTGGGGCGTTGGGTTTCCTAAGCTTGAACACTCCAGAGGTGCCGGGAAATGCCGGCTTGAAAGATATGGTCCAAGCTATTAGATGGATCAAAGAAAACATCAAAAGTTTTGGCGGGAACGCTGAAAATTTAACAGTTTTCGGCAACAGCGCTGGCGGTGCGAGCACAACTTTACTCACAGCCAGCCCGCTGTCGAAAAACCTCTTCGGCAAAGCAATCTCCCAATCAGGAACAGCGTTGAATTTCTGGGTGTTCCAGAAGAATGCTCTAGAAAACGCCAAAAGTTTAGCAAAGGAATTGGGCTGTGAGTCGTCTAACACGGACGAAATCCTGGAATTCCTCTCAACGACTCCAGTAAGAGACGTCGTGGAGGCGGCTAACGCTATCAACTCAGTAGAAATCCTCTTGAAAACTCGTAACAACAAGTTTGGTCCCGTCATTGAGAAAGAGTTCCCTGGTGTCGAGGCTTTCCTCACAGAAGCATTCTTCGACCTACTGATATCTGGTCGCGTCGCAGACATTCCAATCATGATAGGCACAACTTCTCTTGAAATCACCATAGACGCGGATGTCACCGATCTACAAGTCTTCATCCCAGATATTTTGCATATTGAGAGGAATTCGCCCGAATCTTTGGCCATTGCGGACCAGATCCAACGGCTATACTTCAAGGGAACCCCGACTCCAGAGGAGATAAGCCAGCTGCTATCCGACGTTACCTTCAACGTGGACGTGTACAGGTACATTCAGTACTTGGTGAACGTCACCAACAGGCCGATATACCACTATAAGTTCGATTATATCGGTGACCTGAACGTGGCGCACAAGTTGTTGAAAAGTATCGGACTCAAGGACAATGCTTGCCAACATTTGGACGAATTGGGTTATCTGTTCAGGAACGATCTCCACAAGGACATCGTAGAAAACCCtcaagatattaaaatgaggGAACGTCTTGTAAGATTGTGGACTAACTTTGCTAAATATGG AAACCCCACTCCGGATAAGAACCACTACCTGACGGTCACGTGGTTGCCAGTGACCAAAGACAAACTTAATTACATACACCTCAGCAACGAACTATCAATAAACTCGGATCCTGACAAGGAAAAAATGGAATTTTGGGACAATTTgtacgtaaaatatttcaaaatatggGACCAACCGTCGGTTAACCAAGAGCCAACTATAGATACCACCCCGGTTATAGTACAAGAGACCATAGTCACGACCGTGACTACAGTTGTGGATAGTTATGAAGAAGAAAAGGTCGAAGGTCACGTGTCGGTTGATGTACAGGACACAGCAGGTGTTCCAGAACAAGACGTACTCGTCATAGAGAACCTGGAGATAAAAGACTCGGTCCAAGACGACGAGGCGGTTAACGAAAATCAGAACGGCAGCGTAGATGTACAGCAAGAAGTAGAAATAGAAGAGAGACAAGAAGACATACAGAAGAATGGCATCAATATAGTTGAGATACAGGAGAAATTCCAAAATCAGAACGGCGATTACAAATTTAACGGAAACGTCGAAAGGAAACCGCGGCCGTCCAACGAGATCAAGATGGTCCAGAACAGCAACATCAACCCTAAAGACGTGATCAGGGCCAACGACCCGCCCGAGGACGACCTCCCCAAAAACATCGGCGTCAACAAGTTCGTCAACTTCTTCGAGTCCCTCGGCGGCAAGAAGTAG